One genomic window of Salvia miltiorrhiza cultivar Shanhuang (shh) chromosome 4, IMPLAD_Smil_shh, whole genome shotgun sequence includes the following:
- the LOC131022372 gene encoding probable thionin-2.4, whose product MEGKSSLIASALLLSLVLGQIQVEAKSCCPSTTARNIYNACRLAAGSRQMCASLSGCKIIDGTCPTGWTNDILENTGVDEYCKLGCASSVCAAISTLQNSDASDAVNGAVEKCTQACSAFCTKASVETA is encoded by the exons ATGGAAGGTAAAAGTAGTCTTATTGCGAGTGCTCTTTTGCTAAGCCTTGTTTTGGGACAAATTCAAGTTGAGGCAAAGAGTTGTTGCCCAAGCACCACTGCCAGAAATATCTATAATGCCTGTCGCTTAGCGGCTGGCTCCAGGCAAATGTGTGCATCACTTAGTGGATGCAAAATCATTGATGGGACATGTCCCACTGGTTGGACTAATGATATTCTCGAAAACACTG GTGTCGATGAATACTGCAAGTTGGGGTGTGCATCCTCAGTGTGCGCTGCCATAtccactctccaaaattctg ATGCAAGTGATGCTGTGAATGGAGCGGTTGAAAAATGTACCCAGGCATGTTCTGCTTTTTGCACCAAGGCTTCTGTTGAAACTGCCTAA